From Bacteroidales bacterium, the proteins below share one genomic window:
- a CDS encoding OsmC family protein, with protein sequence METVRIEYIGDLRTKARHMRSGDEFITDAPIDNQGKGEAFSPTDLLATSLGTCAITTIGIAARTHGFSIDGTEVKVTKIMVSDPRRVGEIIVEMNFPKNDYSDKQKEIIKKTAEHCPVNKSLHPDTIQTFHFNF encoded by the coding sequence ATGGAAACTGTTCGGATTGAGTATATTGGTGATTTAAGGACAAAAGCCAGGCACATGCGTTCAGGTGATGAATTTATCACTGATGCTCCAATAGATAACCAGGGAAAAGGTGAAGCATTCTCTCCAACGGACTTACTGGCTACTTCCCTTGGAACCTGCGCTATTACAACCATTGGTATTGCTGCCCGGACTCATGGATTCAGCATTGATGGAACTGAAGTGAAAGTCACCAAAATCATGGTTTCTGATCCAAGAAGAGTGGGTGAGATCATCGTAGAAATGAATTTCCCAAAAAATGATTATTCTGATAAACAAAAAGAGATCATTAAAAAAACCGCTGAACATTGCCCGGTAAACAAAAGCCTTCATCCTGACACTATCCAGACCTTCCATTTTAATTTCTAA